From Herbaspirillum sp. WKF16:
CCGTATTGGCGGATGGGAACAAGATGACAGATTTTCCCGGTTCCAAGCCGATCTCATCTGCATATCGGCGCGCTTCGAGCTCCCACTCTCGTGGCACCTGCGGACGTTCGATCGGCGCATCCCATGGCAACATCAGGATATGTCGGTACACATCGTTAAACGATAGTCCACCTCGTCCCGGATATTTGTAGAGATACGTCAGTCTGTCCGCACGCGCATCGCCCAGGAAATAAGGAAACGCGGCAAAAGGTACATCCACCTCAAACTGATCTGGCGGAAAATAACGCATCATCCCGTCCATTTCCTCCTTCGATACTTCTATCACCTGCTCGAAACGACCTGGATACATGCTCGTGATGGGGGAGTGCTCCGGCCGTATCACCATGGTGATGCCATACCCGTGAGTCTCGATAAAAGACTTTGCAAAACCGCACATCATTGCGGTTTCCCCGATAGCGCCTGGATTCATGATTATCCAGGTCCGCTTCTCCGGATGCCTGAGTTTTCTGAGTATCGCGTCGTAGTTTGCTTTTCTTTGGATGTTCATCGTCTTTTTAGCTCTTTGAATCAGTTCGGATTTCCCGAAGACCGTGTGCCAAACGTTCCAGTTCACACGCCATTGGCGCAGTCAACTGAGCCCATGCGGCATGATTCTCAGGCAATGCGGAAGGCATCGAAAAATCGTCCTGGGCCTCGCGCCAACTGGCGACTGTTCCAATATCGCGATGATAGTCATCATTGAGATACGTGAAGATTCTACCCACAAAATAGGGAATCACTTCGGTGCTGAAGTCAACTTCGGCGCGCTCGAGGGATGCAATGAACTGCAGCACTTCCGGCTCTAGGATATAAACGGCAGCATTGGCCAAGTCGCCCGGTGGATTGTCAACTTTCTCATGAAATCCCTGCACTATCCCCGCCGAGTCCAATTCGACGATCCCACATGACCGGGGATTAGAAGTATGGAACAGCATCATGGTCAATGCAGTACCAGCCGGCCGCTGCTCATGCGCTGCGATGAAATCGCGGCAATTAAAACGGGTGAGATTGTCTGCGTGAATCAGCAAAACCCGGTGACCGGAAAAAAAATCGCGATTTGCGACCAATGTTCCCCCGGTTCCCAGCAGGCGCTCTTCATGAACGAGTTTCACTAGGCCACTCCAAGTGCTGCGAGCAAGATACTCTCTCACCAAGGACGCCCGGTAGTGGGTGTTGACAAGGATGTCCTCAATTCCTTGCGAAAAGAGGTTTTCGAGCCAAAAATCGAGCAGCGGTCGGCCATTGATTGGCACCAGACATTTCGGCAAGAGATCGGTTAATGGCTTCAGGCGCGTCCCCAATCCTGCACTGAGCAACAACGCACGCATCGTCAATCCACCAATTCCGTTGAAATATCCTTCAGGGACAATGGAGTATTACCCACTCGCCCAACCTGGCATGACGCCGCTATTGCACCGAGATACATGCTCTGCCAAATATCGGCGCCAAGCGCCAACGCCATGGAACAACAAGTCAACAAACTGTCGCCGGCGCCGGCAGGATCTTTCGGCGCCATGTTGAACGCCGGTAATCGGTCGGTATGCCAAGCATCCTGAACCATGGAATGAGCGATCATCCCTTCCGCACCCAAGGTCATCAGTATGTTTTTCGCTCCGGACTTCTTGAGAAGCTTCTCCGCTAGGACGACCAGTCCGGAATCGAAGTCCCCCACCGCGAGGCGAGCCTCCCTTTCGGTCGGGGTCAACAGCATCATATCTCCGAAGCGTGACACGTCGCCAACCTGAGATGACGACTGGCTATCAGCCACCATCAGGACGCCCCTACGCTTGCACAACGAGATGACTT
This genomic window contains:
- a CDS encoding nucleotidyltransferase family protein; the encoded protein is MRALLLSAGLGTRLKPLTDLLPKCLVPINGRPLLDFWLENLFSQGIEDILVNTHYRASLVREYLARSTWSGLVKLVHEERLLGTGGTLVANRDFFSGHRVLLIHADNLTRFNCRDFIAAHEQRPAGTALTMMLFHTSNPRSCGIVELDSAGIVQGFHEKVDNPPGDLANAAVYILEPEVLQFIASLERAEVDFSTEVIPYFVGRIFTYLNDDYHRDIGTVASWREAQDDFSMPSALPENHAAWAQLTAPMACELERLAHGLREIRTDSKS